The sequence ACCGGACTGCTGCGCCTGACTCTGAGTCTGCCCGACGAAGCCTCGCTGGGGGTGCTCGATCAGGTCGTGAGCCGCTTCCCCGACCGGGCAGCAGAGGCGTTGCTAGAAAAGGCCAAAATTCTCGATAAGTTGAACAGTGCGGCCTCGGCCCAGGGCAACCGCGAACTGATTCTGCGGGAATACGGTGACTCTGATGCCGCTGCCGATATTCGCCTGACGGCGGCGCTCGCGGCGGCTGCGCAGGGGGATTTGGCGACGGCCCTGCGCTGGGGTGGCGACGTGCTTAAGTACAGCCCCGATAGTGATCTGGCTGCCGATGCGGGCTATTGGGTCGGCAAGTGGGGGCGTCAGATGGGGCAAGATAATGTGGCTCAGAAAGCCCTTGAAAGTGTGATTGCTCACCATCCCGAGTCGTACTATGCCTGGCGCTCAGCCGTGGCGCTGGGGTGGAATGTCGGAGACTTTAAGACGGTGCGATCGCTCACCCCAGCGGTGACCCCTCCAGCTCAGCGCACCCCGCTGCCTACGGGGTCTGACACCCTGCAAGAGCTGTACCTACTGGGTCAAAATCAGCGGGCCTGGGAGCGGTGGCAGCTAGAGTATGCGAATTACCAGGACCCTACCCCCGAGGAGCAGTTTACCGACGGGCTGATGCGCCTGGGCACCTACGACAACATCAACGGCATTTATCAGGTGTCGAGCCTGAGCCTAACCGATGACCCGGCGGATCTAGAAACGGTTCAAGCACTCAAGCAGCGCCCCGACTTTTGGCATGGGGTGTATCCGATGCCCTACCGCGATTTGATCACCACCTGGTCGGCGGAGCGTCAGCTCAATCCACTGCTGGTGGCGGCGTTGATTCGTCAAGAGTCGCGCTTTGAGCACAAAATTCGTTCTGGCGTAGGAGCCGCTGGCCTGATGCAGGTGATGCCCGCTACCGCCGAATGGATCAAGGGCCGCGCCGGGCTCGATACCTACGACCTCAATGACCCCACCGACAACATTAAGCTCGGTACCTGGTACCTCGACTACACCCATGCCGAGTACGACAACCATTCGCTGTTTGCGGTGGCCAGCTATAACGCTGGGCCGGGCGCTGTAGCGAACTGGATTAACCGAGGTGGCTTTGTCGATGCCGACGACTTTGCCGAGAAAATTCCTTACCCAGAAACCAAGGGCTATGTGCGAGCGGTGTTTGGCGGCTACTGGAACTATCTGCGGCTGTACGATCCGGCGATCGCGGAGCAGGTGGAGACGCTAAAGAAGCGCCATCGTGGTTTTAGCGGTTAGGCGGCAGCAAACCCTATGGCAAACCTTCGAGGGCTAAGGGCGGTTGGTGTGGCAGCGGCTACGGGCAGCTTAGCGTTTCTAGTCGCGATCGCTGATGCCAAGGCCTCACTGTGCCCAGCCCAGCTAGCGACCCAGCTAGATGCTGCCCTTGACCAAGCCCCGCTGGCTACGGCCTATGTAGGCCTGGTGCTGCAAACCCAAGGGGCAACGCCGCGCACCCTGTACAACCGCAACGGCGATCGCCTGTTGACGCCAGCCTCTAACATCAAGCTGCTGACCACGGCTGCCGCTGCCCACTCCCTCGGGGCCGACTACCGCCTGCGCACCTCTGTCTATGGCATGCCCGGCCCTGGAGGCAGCACGATGCTGCGGGTGGTAGGCCGGGGCGACCCGAGTTTTACGATCGCTCAGATTGACGATCTCGTGCAGCAGTTGACCCAGGCTGGGGTGAGACAGGTGAGCCGCCTGATCATTGACGACTCTTACTTTCCGGGGTTTGCCACCAACCCTACCTGGGAGTGGGAAGATGCCCAGTTTGCCTATGCTGCCCCGGTCAACAGCCTGATCTTAGACCGCAATGCAGTGGCGGTGCAGGTGGCCCCAACCCAGGTGGGCAGGCCGTTAAGTCTAGCGTGGTTGAGGGGGCTGCCTGCTGGCCCCCTGCCGGTGGTCAATGAGACGACGACCGTAGCTGCCGGGGCGGTAGCGGTTCCGCTCTCGCTCTGGCGCACGGGAGATTCGCCCACCCTACGGGTGACAGGGCAAATGACCACCGGCAGCAATCCTCGCACCTTAAATTTGGCGGTGCTAAACCCAGCTCAGCAGTTTGCCTCGGCTATGGAGCAGGCGCTGCGGCAGCGATCGCTGCCGGTGGGGCAAACGGTGATTACGCAAACCTCGACTCCCATTTCAGCGCCCGAGCTGGCGGCGGTGGAATCACCCTCGGTGGGCGAACTGATGCGGTGGGCCAATCGCGACAGCGACAATCTCTATGCCGAGGCGCTGTTTAAAACCCTGGGGGTGACGGCCACGGCAGCGCCTACCGAGGCCAGCCAGGCAGGGGGCGAAGCGGTCAAAACGGTGCTGACAGACATGGGGGTAGCGGCAACGGCCCTGCGGCTGGCCGACGGCTCTGGGCTGTCGCGCCACAATTTAGTCTCGCCTCTGGTGCTGGTGGAGACGCTCCAGGTGATGACCAGGCACCCCCAGGGAGGCGCATTTAGGCAGTCTCTGGCGATCGCGGGCCAGAGCGGCACCCTGAGCAATCGGCTGCGGGGCACAGCGCTAGAGGGCCGGTTGCAGGGTAAATCGGGGGCGCTGACGGGAAATGTGTCGCTGTCGGGCTACGTGCAGCCCCCCAATTATCAGCCTCTGGTGTTTAGTATTGTGATCAACCATTCTAACCAGCCTGCTAGCCGCCTGCGGGAGCAGATCGATCAGCTCTTGCTGCTGGTGGCACAGCTGCAAGAGGGGTGTTAGCGATGTTGGGCCTATGCCCCCGTGGGGATAGCAATCTAGAATTTCAGTGGGAAAATATTATTCTTGGAATAGAGATCGCCTTTGCTCCGTGCCGATGGCAGGCTAGTAAGAGCTTTCGTCTATACTCGGTTCATTCCAGCAGCGATCGCGGGAGGTAGGCAGTATGGTGACGGCGAAAGAGGCGGCTACGGTTACAGAACCTGCAGAACTGCCGACTGAAGATGCTGCGCAATTTCAGCGGTTGCAAGCATCCCTGCGCGATCGCTGGGTGTCCACCGACGAATTTGACACCGAAGAACGGCACATTGTGGTGGTGCCTTCCCTCAGCCTTGACCAAGAAGAGCTGCAAAAAATTGAAGGCGTTAACCACTACGAAGAGCGTCTGCTGTTTTCGCTGATTCGGCTGCGCAACCCCAACACGCACCTGGTCTATGTCACCTCAATGCCGCTGCACCCCAGCATCATTGACTATTATCTAGAGCTGCTGCCCGGCATTCCGAGCTCCCATGCCCGCGATCGCCTCACCCTGTTTGCCGCCTACGACAGCTCGCGCAAGCCCCTCAGTCAAAAGCTGCTAGAACGGCCTCGCCTGCTCGATCGCCTGCGCAAGGCCGTAAACCCTCAGCGGGCCTATATGACCTGCTACAACTCCACTCCCTGGGAGCGGGATCTGTCCCTGGCCCTAGGGGTGCCGCTGCTGGCCCTCGACCCCGACCTGCTGTACTGGGGCACCAAGAGCGGCAGTCGAGAAATCTTTAGACGCTGTGGCATTCCCCACCCGATCGGCAGCGAACTGGTGTTTAATCAGCAAGATCTAGCCACGGTCACCGCTGAGGTGTGGGAGCAAGACCCCAGCCTCAAGCGCATGGTCATTAAGCTCAACGAAGGGTTTTCGGGCGAAGGCAACGCCATTCTCGACTTGAGAACCTTGCAGCCGGTGGCACCGGGAAATGCAGGCCATCGCGATCGCGTCCAGGCCATTGCCGCCGCGTTTACCGATCTCAGTTTTCAGTGCGACACCGAAACGTGGGACCACTTTGCCGCCAAAATACCGGTGCTGGGGGCGATCGCCGAAGCCTTTATCGAAGGCGACCACAAAGAATCTCCCAGTGTCCAGGGCCGCATTACCCCCCTGGGTGAGGTCGAAATTCTCTCCACCCACGACCAGGAGTTGGGCGGCCCCGATGGTCAAATTTTCCTCGGCTGCTCTTTTCCGTCTCGGCCCGACTACCGGTTAGAAATTCAGGAAATGGGGCAGCGCATCGGCGAAGAACTGGCCCGCCAGGGTGCACTGGAGCGCTACGGTGTTGACTTCATCGCCGTGGCCAAAGGTGACCCCAACGCCCCCGAATGGGATCTTCAGGCGATCGAAATTAACCTGCGCAAAGGAGGCACCACCCACCCCCTGATGGCGATGAAAATGCTCACTGAAGGGCACTTTCACCAGGCCGACGGGCTGTTTTACACCAAGCAAGAGCAGGTGCGCTACTACCACGCCTCCGACAATCTGCAAAAACCCCACTACCGGGGGCTGCTGCCCAGCGACCTGATGGATATCATCGTGGCTAAACAGCTGCACTTTAACTCCATTAGCGGCGTGGGAGCTGCCTTTCACCTGATGGGCTGTCTGTCGGAGTATGGCAAAGTCGGCCTCACCTGCATTGGCACTAGCCCTGACCACGCCCGCGAAATTTACGACCAGGTGGTTGCCGCCCTCGACGAGTCCACCGAGGGCTAGAGAAACTCCCGTTGACTCCCTTGCGGTTACCCTTCGCCGACGATCGCCCGCATGCCTTCCAGGGTCGCCGGAATGCTCTTGGGATCCATAAACATCACTTTGCTGCTGTCGCTGCTGCCGATCTTCAGCCCCATTTCCAGGTAGTGCTGGGCCAGAATGAATTGCAGCGCCTCTCGCATGCCCGGATCGGTCGCCAGAGAGTTGGCAATCACCTGCATAGCTTCGGCGGTACCCTGAGCCTGTAAAATTTGCTCCTGCCGCAGGGCTTGAGCCCGTAGCACAATCGTCTTTTGCTGAGCTTCGGCATCTAAAATCGCTGCCTTTTGGCGGGCCTCAGCATCGAGCACCGCCGATTCGGCCCGGCCCTTGGCCGAGTTCACCGCCGACTCGCGTTCCCCTTCAGAGGTCAACACAGCGGCCCGCTTTTTACGCTCTGCCGCCATTTGCAGTTCCATCGAGTCTTGTACGGCCTTAGAGGGCACGATGTCGCGCAGCTCAACCCGCGTCACCTTTACGCCCCAGGGGTCGGTAGAAATATCGAGTTCGCGCAGCAGCAGTTCATTGATTTCAGAGCGAGCGGTAAAGGTTTGGTCGAGTTCTAGCTGACCCATTTCCGAGCGAATCTGGGTGAGCACCAGGTTAACCATGGCCGATTGCAGGTTTTCTACCTTGTAGTAGGCCTTTTCCATGTCTACGATCCGCCAGTACACCACCGCATCCACCGTGATCGACACGTTGTCGCGGGTAATGCACTGCTGGGGCGGAATATCGAGCACCCGCTCTCGAATCGTTTGCTTGAACACCACCTTGTCGAGAAAAGGCACTAAAAAGTTAAGGCCGGGGGTGAGTTTTTTGCCATTGTATTTGCCCAGGGTTTCGACTAAGGCCTCATCGCTCTGATTAATAATCTTGACTGAGCTGGCGGCAATAGAGCCCCCAAAAATCAGCACAACTAAAAAGCTAAAAAAGCCGCCCATACATCTAAATCCTCAATCGGGTTTGTGAAAGTGGTTTGAACTGATACAGCGCAAAATTCCCCTGCTACGCTCTCAGGGCACTCTCGGGCATCACGTAGAGAGTATTGCCCTTACGGCGGATCACCACCACAGGCTGATTGGCCCCAATGGTGATGGTTTCATCGTCGCAGCGAGCCTGCCAGGAGTTGCCTTCATAGATCACCCGTCCGGTCTGCCCAGGGTCAATGGCGGTAATGGTGCGGGCTTCGGTTGATTCTTGCAGACTGTAGGGGGTGCGCTTGGGCACAAACCGCCGCAGCAAGAAAATAAACACTAGCGAGAGGGCTACCCACACCACCATCTGAAGGTTAAAGGAGGGCACCACTAGGGCCAAAACGGCCACAATAAAGGCGCTGATGCCTAGGGTAGACTCTACAAAACCGGTGGGCAAAAATAGCTCCATGAGGCAGAAAATGGCCCCAAGAATGGCCCAAAACAGAGGGTAGTTCATAGTAGCCCAGTAAAAAATAGCCCAATCAAAACGTTAGTCCCTAAAGTGAGGGAGCATCTGATCCAAATGCCGATCCATGAAACCCAACCCAGGTTACCCTTCTGAAAGTCTCCCTATCCTCTAGGATTAATCTATCTTTAGGGTCTAGCCTTTGTGGGGGCTGATTACGTTGTCTTAAGAGTTTTGAGCGATTCCTGGCGTTGAAGTGTGCCGATAACCCCTATGAACCGTGTTGAACGCCGTCCATCTCGCTATAAGCCCTACCTGTGGGCCGTCGGGACTGATCTAGAAACCCTGCCGGTGGACGAGCTGGTGGGACAGCGTTACCGCGTGGTGGCTCCCTATATTTGGTTAGATACTCAGCCTGACCAGCGCCCGAGCGCCCCAGATACGTTTCCCCCCGAGGCGATGCCTTATCTGAAGGCTCACCCCCTGCGGCTGCATGTGCCGGGCCTGTACAGTGTGCTAGAACGCACCGGAGCACCGCCGATTCTGCTGTTGGACAATGCTCCTATTCACCCCCAATCGGGCGATCTGCTGCCGGAGCTAGCGGCTGGGTTGGCTAGTGCGTTGCCCCTGCGCCAGGCCAACTGGCTGTGGCAACTGTGGGAGCTGTGGAAAAATTTGGGTGAGCTGGGGCTGGCGGGCAGTGTGTTGATGCCGGGCAATCTGCGGGTAGATGGCTGGCGGCTGCGGCTGCGGGAGCTAGCGCCTGAGGTGGAGCCGCCTACCCTAGCTGACTTGACGGAACTGTGGCGATCGCTGTTGTCGCCCCTGCATCTGTCGGTATCAGAGCCGCTGCGCCGTTTAGTCAATGGCTTAGATGCCGGTACCCTAGATGCCGATACCCTCAGCCTAGAACTGAACCAGATATTGCTGAGTCAGGCAGCCACCGCTACCACTCGCATTGCCCTATCGGGGGCTACGGCCCAGGGGCCGACCCAGCCCCGCAATGAAGACGCCTGCTGGCCCCAGGGTACCCAAGCGGATGGGGCGCAGGGCTTGCAGGTGGCCATGGTGTGTGACGGAGTAGGCGGTCACGATGGCGGAGAAGTGGCCAGCCAGCTAACGGTGCAGTCCCTGCAAATTCAGCTTCAGGCGCTGCTGGCTGAGACTCAAAACGAGCTGCGAGCGCTGCCGCCTGAGGTGATCATTCAGCAGTTGGAAGCGGTCATTCGCATCGTCAATGAGCTGATCAACTTTCAAAACGATAACCAGGGTCGGGTGGGTCGCCATCGTATGGGTACCACCCTCGCGATGGCGGTAGTGATTCCCCAGCGGGTGCAGACCGGCGAAGGCTGGGAGCGAGTCAATGAGGTGTATCTGGCCCACGTGGGCGACAGCCGCGCCTACTGGATTACGCCCGATTATTGTCATCTGCTCACCGTAGACGACGACATTGCCGGGCGGGAGGTGATCGCCGGTCGCCAAACCTGGCCGGTGGCCCTAGAGCGCAGCGATGCCGATGCGCTGACCCAGGCCTTGGGCACCCGCAGCGGCGATCACCTGCGGCCCCATATTCAGCGGTTTGTGTTTGATGAAACGGGTATCTTGCTCCTGTGTACCGATGGCCTCAGCGATAACTACCGGATCGAAGATGCCTGGGCTAACTACATTGGCCTAATTGTGAAGGACATTGTCACCCTTGACTCGGCGGTGGCGTCGTGGATTGAGCTGGCCAACCAAAAAAACGGTCACGACAACACCGCTGTGGTGCTGATGCAGCATAAGGTCTTGGTTCAGCCTGGGGCACAAACTGGGTCGGAAGCCGCCCGCACGGGCGCTCAGCAGTCGGCGTCCCCGGTGGGAGCTAAGCTCTACGGCGAAAGCTCGCCCCAGGAAGAATTCGTTTCTGCCGCCGAGTCTAAACCGCCGGCGGGCATTCCCCGTTGGCTGCTGGCGATATCGGGATCGGTGCTGCTGGTGGGCTTGCTAGGCTGGTGGTGGCTGGCAAGCCGAGCGCCGGAGCTGCCCGAGACGCCTGAAACGCCGCCTGCGGCCCCGGCTCCCTAGGCGGCTGGCGAGGGTTTAGCTGGCGCTCACCGCAGGCAAAACGATGGGGATATGGACGGATACGGTGATAAATTCTTGGGCTGACGGGATGCAGTCGGTGCTATTGGGGCCGGTGCAAAACTGGCTGGCGGCGCATCCGCTGCTGAGCTGGCTGGTGGGGCACCCGTTAGTGGCGGGGGCCGTGGCGGGGGTGGCGCTGCTGTTGTTTGCAGGGCTGTGGAGTGCGATCGCCCGTCTGACCGAGGGCTTTTGGCTCTCCCTCGTTAAGTTACCCTTTCAGCTCAGTGGCTGGATCTTTGGGGCCTTGTCGGGGCTGCTAGTGCGGCGCTGGGTGAAGCCCTCAGCGACGGCGGAGAGTCGCGATCGCCTCAGCGAAATTGTCGCCCGTCTAGAGATGCTGCAAACCGAGCAAGAAACCCTGATGGCAGAACTGCGTACCCTGCTCAAACAAGACGCCAGATTGGGGGACTAGACCCGCGATGTTTTTGTTTCTCTCTAAACTGCTGCCGCTGCTGATCTACCCGCTGGGGTTGGCCTGTGGGTTGCTAGTCGTGGCGCTGGTGTGCGTTAAGCGGCGACCACAGTGGGCGACAGCGGCGATCGCCCTCGCTCTAGCCCTGTTGTTGGTGAGCAGCAATCGCTGGGTGGCCACGGGCATGATGCGATCGCTGGAGTGGCGCTATCCCGATACGGTCGATTTGCCGACGGCAGAGGCGATCGTGGTATTGGGGGGTGCAATCCACCCTCAACTGTCGCCGCGTCCGTGGATAGAGGTGGCTGAAGAAGGCGATCGCGTCTTGCACGGGGCACGGCTATATTTGGCCGGGCGGGCACCCCTGCTAGTCTTCAGCGGCGGGCGCATTACCTGGGGGCAACACCAGCGCCGCTCTGAGGCGGCCGATATGGCTGAGCTGGCCGAGGCTCTAGGAGTGCCCGCCAGCGCTATTTTGATTGAACCAGATTCGTTAAATACCTTTGAAAATGCCTTAAATACCAAAGCGCTGTTGGCCAACTTGGGGATTGAGCGCATTTTGTTGGTCACCTCTGCCATGCACATGCCCCGGTCGCTGGCGATTTTCAAAAAGCAGGGCTTTGACGTCACCCCCGCCCCTGCCGATTTTCATGTCGTGCAAGACCCTCTTGATGTTGAAATGCGCACCTGGCAGGGCCGCACCCTCAGCCTCGTGCCCCAAACCGAAAATCTGCACTATCTCACCCGCGCCCTAAAAGAATACCTAGGCATCGGCATCTATTGGCTAAAGGGCTGGCTGTAGACAGCAATTTCAGTCGGGGGGTAGGTGTCATTTAAGGTGCTCTCTAGTAAGGTTGGGCTGTTTGTCCAGTCGGTAATTTTGGCCCATCTATGTCTTCTTTAGCGTCTCCTTCGCTGCATCAGCAGGTGTATTCCCTCGATCATGCTGCCTGGGTTGATCAGCTAGCTGGCACCGAAAATCTGCTAATTATTCAAGATCTCGATGGGGTTTGTATGGGGCTGGTCAACGATCCCCTCGACCGGGTGATGGCCCTCGACTACCTAGAGGCCACCCAGCGCTTTGATGGCCACTTCTACGTGCTGACCAATGGAGAGCACACCGGCAAGCGGGGCGTGAACGGCATTGTTGAACGGGCCTTAGGGGGCAAAGCCCAGGCCCAGGCAGGGAGCTATTATTTACCGGGATTGGCAGCCGGAGGGGTGCAGTGGCAAACCCGCGAGGGTCAGATTTCTCACCCAGGGGTGAGCGAGGCCGAGCTGGCCTTTTTGGCGGCGGTGCCCCAGAAGATGGCCGATCAGCTGCGGCAATTTTGGCAGCGGCGACCCAGGGATGGCGATAGCTTAAATCTGGAGACAGATCTGGAAACGGTGATTCAGTCGACGGTCTTAGACAACCTTGCCTCTCCGACCGCTAACCTAAATACGCTGCATAACCGACTTCAGCCAGCGGTGTATGCCGATCTCCAATACGCCATGCAGACGCTGATGGAAGATTTGCTGCGCGATGCGGCCCGCCAAGGACTAGGGGATTCGTTCTTTGTGCACTATGCCCCCAACCATGGGCGCGGCCCTGACGGTAAAGAGATTCTTTGGTTTGGTCAAGGCGGTGAGTCGGGTACCACCGACTTTCAGTTTATGCTGCGGGGGGCGATCAAAGAGGCCGGGGTGCTGGCGCTGCTAAACCGCTACTATGCCGCCAGAACGGGAGCCTTTCCCCTGGGCGAAGACTTTAGCGTGCGCCAGGCCCCCCACAGCCACACCGAGCTGCTGGATCTGGTTAAGCAAACCTTTGATCCGGCGCTTATGCCTACCCTGGTCGGGGTCGGCGATACGGTGACCAGTGTGGTGGTAACAGAAGCTGGGCAACCGGTGGCCAAGCGGGGAGGGAGCGATCGCAACTTTTTGCACCTGATTCAAGCGATCGGTCAGCACTTTGATACGGGCAATATCGTTACCTACGTGGATAGCAGCGGCGGTGAACTCAAGAACCGCAAAGCCCTCAAGCTAGAAGATCGTCGCGGCACCAGCGTGGTGATCGAAGGCCCCGGCGATCCCCGCGATGGCGACGATCCGCTGGTGCTCAACGTCGTGTTTCCCGGCGGCTACCGGCAATACTGTGAGGCGTTTCAAGCCGCCGCCGCCCGCCGCTAACAACGCCCAAACAATCTGCGACAATGGCCCTGGCGGGTTATTCAAGGGCTAAAGAACAGCGATGGCAACAGTAGCGCAGCAGGTGATTGGCGTAGATTTGGGCGGCACGGCGATTAAGCTGGGGCGCTTTGCCCAGGCTGGGCAGTGCCTAACCAGTGTGACGGTGCCCACGCCTCAGCCCTCGACGCCAGCGGCAGTGATAGAGGCGATCGCAGCGGCGATCGACGCCATCGACCCCAACCGTGAAGCCGCCGCCATTGGCGTGGGTACCCCTGGCCCCGCCGATGTCACGGGCCGGATTGCCCGCGTGGCTATCAATATGGCCGGGTGGCACGATGTGCCGATCGCCGACCTGCTCGAAGCCAAAACCGATCGCCCCGTCACCGTGGCCAACGACGCCGACTGTGCCGGTTTGGGCGAAGCCTGGCTCGGAGCTGGGCGCAATTTTAGCGACATGCTGATGCTGACGCTGGGCACTGGGGTGGGCGGCGCGATTATTCTCGACGGCAAGCTGTTTGTGGGCCGCACCGGCACCGCCGGAGAACTGGGCCTGATGACCCTCAACCCCGATGGCCCCCCCTGCAACAGCGGCAATCGGGGTTCTCTAGAGCAATACTGTTCAGTGCAGGCCATCGAGCGAGAGACGGGGCTAGCCCCAGCGGCACTGTTTGACCAGGCTAAGGCGGGAGATGAACATGCGATCGCCTTCTGGCAGACCTACGGGCGCTGGCTGGGTGCGGGCATTGCCAGCCTGGCCTACGTGTTCACTCCCGAGGCGGTGATCCTTGGCGGCGGCATTAGTGCGGCGGCAGACTTGTTTTTGCCGACTACCCTGGCGGAGCTAGAGATTCGTGTGCTGCCCACGTCTCGCGACGGCATGCAGGTCTTAGTGGCCGAGTTGGGCAACCAGGCCGGCATGGTCGGAGCCGCTCGTTTGGCGCTGCAACGGCATGGCTAGGGTGCCAATTTTTTCCTTGCTACCCATAGGGCTGATGTCTACCTCAAGAGTGACTTTGGTTTATGGCTAATGAGCGAGGTGGATCAGCCTCTTATTTGTGAGGCTATCGATAGGTGAGCGATGGTGTTTGCCATTGACCTCGCCTGTTGCAATCCTCACTGGAGGAAAATTTTATGAGAACGACTGACAATCGATCTAATCAATCTCGTCGTGCGGTTGGGCTGTTTGCGAGTCGGCCAGAGGCCGAGCAGGCCATGTACCGTCTACGCGACTCAGGCTTTAATATGGATCGCATTTCTGTGATCGCCAAGTCAGGGAAGGGGTTAAGAGATCTCACCACTGACCAAAAGTATGACCCCAGCAAGTCTAAGGAAGAGCAAGCCCAGGGGGGTGCCGGTGCTGGTGCTACCGCTGGTGCTGTCACAGGTGGTGCCATGGGTTTAATTGGCAGTCTGGGCGTTCTGGCGATTCCAGGCGTTGGCCCAGTTGCTGAAGTTGGCATTTTGCTGGCTAACACGCTGCTCGGTAGTGGTATTGGTGCCGCTGGTGGTGGTTTGTTGGGCGCATTGATCGGTCTTGGCGTACCCGAAGACCGGGCCAACTACTACAACGATCGCGTTAATAACAGCAATGAGTATCTGGTGCTGGTAGATGGTACCGAGCAAGATATTCGGGCTGCTGAATTGGTGCTGCGCGAAAACGGCATCCGTGACTGGGATATCTTTACCTCAAGTCAGAGTGTGAACCCGAGCTATGCGAGTAGCCGATAAAACCTAGTCGTTAAGCCAAAGCTTAACTTTGAGGGTGCAGCTTAGCTGTGCCCTCTTTTTGTGGATTTTTACAGGGTGGTTAGGAGATTTCTAGAAGAGAAGATACCCACTTCAACCCAGAGACTGTAACTACTGTAGGATGGGCACTGCCCACCATTTGGAAGACTGTCAAGGGCTTTTCTCAAGTTGTCGAAAGGAAAATCTTATTTCAATTTCCCTTCAAAACTGTTTGAGAGCAAAATATGGCCTAGTGGTCTGTCAACCCTAGACTGGCTAGCCGTTGGAGGCTTGGGGCACTAGCTGAAAGAGTTCGGAAGCCAGAGGTTGCTGTCCGTCCGATGCGCGTAAGGATTAACTGGCGATCGCTGAAGCAAGTGAGGTAGGTGGTTAAGGAGTTGTTGGGTTTCCTTCATCAACCCAAACTACGGGCGGGCGATCGCACTAGCTTTTCTAGTGTGTCACCAATCAGCCCACCGGAGATAATAGATAAAATACGGATCTGGAACGTTAAGAAACTCTTTTTCATCGTCCCATTCTAAAACTCTATCTTCACCAAGTTTTTCTTCAACAGCTTTGCCCATTTGTTGAAGGGCTTGTACTATGCCAACACCACGGGGTGGATCATGTGGCACTAAAATCTCAATACGATCTTTAATATTTGCATAAGGAAGGGTCAGTACTGGATCTCCAAATGCAAGGGCTTTTAGTATGACATAGTAAACGTCACCAGGTTTTCCATCACTTAGATAATGAATTTTTCGGTCAGTTCCTCGTGGCTTTGGTCCTGTCACAATAATATCAAATGCAGTTTTGCAATTAGCTAATGAAGTTGTGTTGCGAAGAAGCACTCCTACTTGCTCCTGATTTAAATCAACAGAAGCCATGGTTGGCCGAGTTACATCGCAGCCTATATCTCGACAAAACTGTAAACATATAGCTTGCATTAGCTGTGGCGACGACACGCTCTCAGATACAAATCTATCAATAAGTGCTGGCTCAGGCTGAAGTTTGAGCAGAGGAAATCCTTTGTCAGCAATAACTCGCAACTCTTGCTTTTCCCAATAGGGAATGTCTATACAAGAAACTCGTCCACGCAAATCTGGGTTTGCCCGAATTGCATCATCACTACGATGGGTTACTGATACAATTACAATTGATGTGCCAAGTCTAGCTGCTTCTTTGAACTGTTCTGCAAGTGACTGCTGT is a genomic window of Nodosilinea sp. E11 containing:
- a CDS encoding ROK family protein, with protein sequence MATVAQQVIGVDLGGTAIKLGRFAQAGQCLTSVTVPTPQPSTPAAVIEAIAAAIDAIDPNREAAAIGVGTPGPADVTGRIARVAINMAGWHDVPIADLLEAKTDRPVTVANDADCAGLGEAWLGAGRNFSDMLMLTLGTGVGGAIILDGKLFVGRTGTAGELGLMTLNPDGPPCNSGNRGSLEQYCSVQAIERETGLAPAALFDQAKAGDEHAIAFWQTYGRWLGAGIASLAYVFTPEAVILGGGISAAADLFLPTTLAELEIRVLPTSRDGMQVLVAELGNQAGMVGAARLALQRHG
- the stpA gene encoding glucosylglycerol 3-phosphatase, translated to MSSLASPSLHQQVYSLDHAAWVDQLAGTENLLIIQDLDGVCMGLVNDPLDRVMALDYLEATQRFDGHFYVLTNGEHTGKRGVNGIVERALGGKAQAQAGSYYLPGLAAGGVQWQTREGQISHPGVSEAELAFLAAVPQKMADQLRQFWQRRPRDGDSLNLETDLETVIQSTVLDNLASPTANLNTLHNRLQPAVYADLQYAMQTLMEDLLRDAARQGLGDSFFVHYAPNHGRGPDGKEILWFGQGGESGTTDFQFMLRGAIKEAGVLALLNRYYAARTGAFPLGEDFSVRQAPHSHTELLDLVKQTFDPALMPTLVGVGDTVTSVVVTEAGQPVAKRGGSDRNFLHLIQAIGQHFDTGNIVTYVDSSGGELKNRKALKLEDRRGTSVVIEGPGDPRDGDDPLVLNVVFPGGYRQYCEAFQAAAARR
- a CDS encoding YdcF family protein codes for the protein MFLFLSKLLPLLIYPLGLACGLLVVALVCVKRRPQWATAAIALALALLLVSSNRWVATGMMRSLEWRYPDTVDLPTAEAIVVLGGAIHPQLSPRPWIEVAEEGDRVLHGARLYLAGRAPLLVFSGGRITWGQHQRRSEAADMAELAEALGVPASAILIEPDSLNTFENALNTKALLANLGIERILLVTSAMHMPRSLAIFKKQGFDVTPAPADFHVVQDPLDVEMRTWQGRTLSLVPQTENLHYLTRALKEYLGIGIYWLKGWL
- a CDS encoding protein phosphatase 2C domain-containing protein, translating into MNRVERRPSRYKPYLWAVGTDLETLPVDELVGQRYRVVAPYIWLDTQPDQRPSAPDTFPPEAMPYLKAHPLRLHVPGLYSVLERTGAPPILLLDNAPIHPQSGDLLPELAAGLASALPLRQANWLWQLWELWKNLGELGLAGSVLMPGNLRVDGWRLRLRELAPEVEPPTLADLTELWRSLLSPLHLSVSEPLRRLVNGLDAGTLDADTLSLELNQILLSQAATATTRIALSGATAQGPTQPRNEDACWPQGTQADGAQGLQVAMVCDGVGGHDGGEVASQLTVQSLQIQLQALLAETQNELRALPPEVIIQQLEAVIRIVNELINFQNDNQGRVGRHRMGTTLAMAVVIPQRVQTGEGWERVNEVYLAHVGDSRAYWITPDYCHLLTVDDDIAGREVIAGRQTWPVALERSDADALTQALGTRSGDHLRPHIQRFVFDETGILLLCTDGLSDNYRIEDAWANYIGLIVKDIVTLDSAVASWIELANQKNGHDNTAVVLMQHKVLVQPGAQTGSEAARTGAQQSASPVGAKLYGESSPQEEFVSAAESKPPAGIPRWLLAISGSVLLVGLLGWWWLASRAPELPETPETPPAAPAP
- a CDS encoding general stress protein encodes the protein MRTTDNRSNQSRRAVGLFASRPEAEQAMYRLRDSGFNMDRISVIAKSGKGLRDLTTDQKYDPSKSKEEQAQGGAGAGATAGAVTGGAMGLIGSLGVLAIPGVGPVAEVGILLANTLLGSGIGAAGGGLLGALIGLGVPEDRANYYNDRVNNSNEYLVLVDGTEQDIRAAELVLRENGIRDWDIFTSSQSVNPSYASSR